The Limanda limanda chromosome 13, fLimLim1.1, whole genome shotgun sequence genome has a window encoding:
- the guk1a gene encoding guanylate kinase, which translates to MYMRFFSRLLSAMAGPRPVVFSGPSGAGKSTLLKKLMKEYDSVFGFSVSHTTRKPRPGETNGKDYHYVTREVMQASIDKGDFMENAEFSGNMYGTSKAAVQDVQAKNLICILDLDMQGVRNIKGTDLNPMYISIQPPSMAVLEKRLRDRKTESEESLQKRLNAAQVDMELGKEPGLFDVIIVNDNLEDAYGHLKQALLEEINKVKKISMSS; encoded by the exons ATGTACATGCGGTTTTTCTCCAGGTTGCTGTCAG CTATGGCTGGACCCAGGCCTGTGGTGTTCAGCGGCCCATCAGGAGCAGGGAAGAGCACTCTGCTGAAGAAGCTCATGAAGGAATATGACAGCGTCTTTGGCTTCAGCGTATCGC ATACAACTCGAAAACCTCGACCTGGAGAAACAAATGGCAAAG ATTACCATTATGTTACTCGGGAGGTAATGCAGGCGAGCATCGACAAAGGTGATTTCATGGAGAACGCAGAGTTTTCCGGCAACATGTACGGGACGAGTAAAGCGGCTGTGCAAGACGTCCAGGCCAAGAACCTCATCTGTATACTGGACTTAGACATGCAGGGCGTGAGGAACATTAAAGGCACGGACCTGAATCCCATGTACATCTCCATCCAGCCCCCATCCATGGCAGTCTTG gAAAAACGtttaagagacagaaaaaccGAGTCAGAGGAGAGCCTCCAAAAGCGTCTGAACGCAGCCCAGGTGGATATGGAGTTAG GTAAAGAACCTGGTTTGTTTGATGTGATAATTGTCAACGACAATTTGGAGGATGCTTACGGGCATTTAAAACAGGCTCTTCTCGAG GAAATTAATAAGGTGAAGAAGATCAGCATGTCCTCGTAG
- the arf1 gene encoding ADP-ribosylation factor 1, with protein MGNLFMKLFKFGHKEMRILMVGLDAAGKTTILYKLKLGEIVTTIPTIGFNVETVEYKNINFTVWDVGGQDKIRPLWRHYFQNTQGLIFVVDSNDRERCAEAREELLRMLGEEDLRDAVVLVFANKQDLPNAMNAAELTDKMNLHSLRNRRWYIQATCATTGDGLYEGLEWLSSQLKNNS; from the exons ATGGGGAATTTATTTATGAAGCTATTTAAGTTTGGGCACAAGGAGATGAGGATCCTCATGGTGGGTCTGGATGCTGCTGGAAAGACCACAATTCTGTACAAGCTCAAACTTGGAGAGATCGTGACGACCATCCCCACGATAG GTTTTAATGTAGAGACAGTGGAGTACAAGAACATCAATTTCACCGTGTGGGATGTTGGTGGTCAAGACAAAATTCGACCGCTGTGGCGTCATTACTTCCAGAACACACAGG GCCTCATCTTCGTTGTGGACAGCAATGACAGAGAGCGATGTGCGGAGGCTCGGGAGGAGCTCCTACGAATGCTGGGAGAGGAAGACCTGCGTGATGCTGTGGTCTTAGTCTTTGCAAACAAACAA GACCTTCCGAATGCTATGAATGCTGCAGAACTCACAGACAAGATGAATCTTCACTCCCTCAGAAACAGACGCTGGTACATCCAGGCAACCTGTGCCACCACCGGAGACGGTCTCTACGAGGGACTGGAGTGGTTGTCGAGTCAGCTCAAGAACAATTCATGA
- the c13h1orf35 gene encoding multiple myeloma tumor-associated protein 2 — MFGASRSGGSRGGQDNFNWDDVKVDKHRENYLGNSLMAPVGRWQKGKDLSWYSKDKKSGEPLSKQEEIAAVKAAEHEALMAALGHKNIKRQPTGLTKEDLVDVCRREEVDGEERDVDRVLGLGSASVGARKMQFSDKEKEAVKMGLAVFTHHKTEGRLESTTTKTSEIVEKEERHETKKKKKEKKSKKEKKSKKEKKKKRQRRDSSSSESDDDERKRHRKDHHHHNPSYHSQSGARPHDSHSRGGAKAEREPSYPDHRQRRHDTDSSDGGSPVPRNPASHKMAPAGATQSHRRRHDTDSDN; from the exons ATGTTTGGAGCGTCGAGGTCCGGAGGGTCCCGAGGGGGACAGGACAACTTCAACTGGGACGACGTGAAAGTCGATAAGCACAGGGAGAACTACCTGG GAAACTCTTTGATGGCCCCAGTAGGACGATGGCAAAAAGGCAAAGACCTGTCGTGGtattcaaaagacaaaaaaagcgGCGAACCTTTGTCCAAACAGGAAGAAATTGCTGCGGTCAAGGCTGCAGAGCATGAGGCACTGATGGCCGCCCT AGGGCACAAGAATATAAAGAGACAACCAACTGGCCTGACCAAAGAG GATCTTGTAGATGTTTGCAGGAGGGAAGAGGTCGACGGTGAGGAGAGGGATGTAGACCGTGTGTTAGGCTTGGGAAGCGCCAG CGTAGGGGCAAGGAAAATGCAGTTTTCCGATAAAGAAAAGGAGGCTGTTAAAATGGGCTTAGCTGTCTTTAcg CACCACAAGACCGAGGGTCGTCTAGaatctacaacaacaaaaacctcTGAGATTGTAGAAAAAGAAGAACG TCATGagaccaaaaagaaaaagaaggagaaaaagagcaagaaggagaaaaagagcaagaaggaaaagaagaagaagaggcaaaGAAGAGACTCGTCGTCCTCGGAGTCCGATGATGATGAAAGAAAGAG GCACAGAAAGGACCACCATCATCATAATCCATCATACCACAGTCAGAGTGGAGCCAGACCCCATGACAGCCATTCAAGGGGGGGAGCAAAAGCCGAGCGAGAGCCCTCCTACCCCGATCATCGACAGCGGCGGCATGACACAGACTCCTCCGACGGGGGGTCTCCTGTCCCCCGTAACCCTGCCAGCCACAAGATGGCCCCTGCTGGTGCAACACAAAGCCACAGGCGGCGCCACGACACAGACTCGGACAACTAA